AACAGTCAAGCATCCGTTCATTCCCGGAAATGTTCATGTCGAGCTTGAATGCGCAACGCATCCCAACTCAAAAAGGCATTCAACTCAACGGCTTATCGCCAGTCGGAGAGCTGTCGACAGGCGTTTACATGCAAGAGACGATGCCGCTTTTCACACAAGGGTCTCTCCGTGAAACTGGCATGACGACAGACATCTCCCTACTCGACGGAAGCCTGCCGATCGACGCGGAAACCGGTGAACAAGGAGCTGTCTTTTTCCGACTTGAAAATGAAAACGGAAATGAGCTCTACACGAAAAATGGGAATTTTACAATCGACGCGGCCGGTTACTTGACGAATCCGATGGGGTATTATGTGCTCGATACGAATGGTCAACGCATCCAATTGCAAAATGACGACTTCAGTATTTCCGATGCAGGGGACATTATGCAGAACGGTGCAGCCGTTGCAACTCTCGGAGTTTCATTCTCGGAACAGCCCGGCGCCCTCCTGAAGCAAGGGAACGGCCTATTTGCAAGCGACGCTAATTTACCTGAAGCGCAAAATATAGCAGGAGTCGGTTATTCATTCCAACAAGGCTTTTTGGAAGGTTCCAATGTCGACGCTGCGAAGTCGATGACGGACATGCTCGCCGCGTACCGCGCATTCGAAGCGAATCAAAAAATCCTTCAAGCGTATGACCGAAGCATGGAAAAAGCGGTGAACGAAATAGGACGCGTCAACGGATGATGCGTTTTGAAAGGGGCCGAATCGAATGATACGATCAATGACGACGGCAGTTAACACGATGAACCAATTGCAGAGCCAATTCGATATTATCGGGAATAACCTTGCAAATTCGGCGACAAACGGGTATAAATCGAGTGAAGCCAATTTTCATGAACTACTTTACCAACAATTCAACAACGATAAGGCCGATACAGCTCAGCGCCAATCTCCTGCGGGTATCCGCTATGGCGTCGGTGCTGCGCTCGGTCCTGCGAAAATGAACTGGACGGTCGGTTCTTTGCAGACAACCGGTCGTGAACTCGATTTTGCACTGACCGAACCGAAGCAATATTTCAACCTTATCATGCCCGGAGAAGACGGGGAGCAAACGGTATACACGCGCGCTGGGAACTTTTACGTTTCACCTGTTGAAGGCGGCAACCTGATGCTTGTCAATGGCGATGGGTATCCTGTCGCGAATAGCGCGGGGCAGCCGATCACATTCGCGGACAGCGTGAAAAATTACAGTTTGGTTTCAGGCGGCATCCTTGAAGTGATCCACAATGACGGAAACGTACAGCAAATCCAAATGGGTGTCACGACTATGGAACGCCCGAACTTGATGAGCAGGCTTTCTTCGACACTGCTCGCGCTTCCTGACAATGTGGCGGAACTCGGCGTCGCCGCTGGAGATATACTGACGGAAATGAACGGCGTCAACCGCAACCGGATCAGCATGGAAAACGGGAAGCTTGAAGCCTCCAACGTCAATTACGAAAAAGAGATGACAGACCTGATCAATGTCCAGCGTTCTTACCAATTCAACGCGCGGACGGTCACGCTCGCCGATCAGATGTTAGGTTTGATCAATAACATTCGATAAGCCGCGCTAGGGAGAATCCGAAATGATAGAAGATAAACAGAAACATCCTCAATGGGACCATATGAAACAAAATGACTCCACTGAGCGTCAAATCGTTGCGTCCCGCGTGGAGCGCAACCAACAAAAAAAGCAGAAGTCCGTCGAAGAGGAAACAAGCAGCAAGCCGCGTATTTGGGTTCAAATTAGACTGTTCCCAATCTGGTTGCGTATTGTGCTTGTCCTT
The sequence above is drawn from the Sporosarcina luteola genome and encodes:
- a CDS encoding flagellar hook-basal body protein, which produces MFRGFYTVGSGMIAQQRRTEMLANNIANANTPGFKAEQSSIRSFPEMFMSSLNAQRIPTQKGIQLNGLSPVGELSTGVYMQETMPLFTQGSLRETGMTTDISLLDGSLPIDAETGEQGAVFFRLENENGNELYTKNGNFTIDAAGYLTNPMGYYVLDTNGQRIQLQNDDFSISDAGDIMQNGAAVATLGVSFSEQPGALLKQGNGLFASDANLPEAQNIAGVGYSFQQGFLEGSNVDAAKSMTDMLAAYRAFEANQKILQAYDRSMEKAVNEIGRVNG
- a CDS encoding DNA-directed RNA polymerase subunit beta — encoded protein: MIEDKQKHPQWDHMKQNDSTERQIVASRVERNQQKKQKSVEEETSSKPRIWVQIRLFPIWLRIVLVLLLLAGAAILGAMIGYGFVGDGQPADVLKKETWIHILDIIKGKES
- a CDS encoding flagellar hook-basal body protein — encoded protein: MIRSMTTAVNTMNQLQSQFDIIGNNLANSATNGYKSSEANFHELLYQQFNNDKADTAQRQSPAGIRYGVGAALGPAKMNWTVGSLQTTGRELDFALTEPKQYFNLIMPGEDGEQTVYTRAGNFYVSPVEGGNLMLVNGDGYPVANSAGQPITFADSVKNYSLVSGGILEVIHNDGNVQQIQMGVTTMERPNLMSRLSSTLLALPDNVAELGVAAGDILTEMNGVNRNRISMENGKLEASNVNYEKEMTDLINVQRSYQFNARTVTLADQMLGLINNIR